In Anseongella ginsenosidimutans, one genomic interval encodes:
- a CDS encoding MATE family efflux transporter → MANASVPLLGLADTAAIGRTATARELGAIALGALVFSFVYWSFGFLRMGTTGFIAQAAGARDDQEARLALTRALLLGLGIGVVLVLFQSGICWAALRLLSASDEVSELVKRYFFIRIWGAPATLATFALLGALIGLGHTRKLLITQLFLNGVNVCLNLFFVFELKMGVEGIALGTLIAEWAAFGLALWLVLRSLHFNLFRFLRKSRADVLRKGPLLGMLKTNSDIMIRTLALLGGFAWFTNQGAKFGDATLAANHVLLQFVSLSAFFLDGFAYVVEMLTGRALGAKDRSRFIRDVKNATQLAGGTALLLALMVWTFGRPAISFLTRDAGVQEIAGQHLSYAAIYIAISFFAFQLDGVFIGAIRSREMRNASIASLLLFIGLEIVLTSWTHNNGLWLAFIAYVFIRGITLYLYLPRLMESFRKPSENTISSS, encoded by the coding sequence TTGGCGAACGCGTCTGTGCCCCTTTTGGGGCTGGCGGATACGGCGGCTATCGGGCGGACGGCGACGGCGCGGGAATTGGGCGCTATTGCCCTGGGGGCGTTGGTGTTCAGTTTTGTTTACTGGAGCTTCGGCTTTCTGAGAATGGGGACTACCGGGTTCATTGCGCAGGCGGCGGGCGCCCGGGATGATCAGGAGGCGCGTTTGGCGCTGACCAGGGCCTTATTGCTGGGGCTTGGAATTGGCGTGGTGCTGGTGCTGTTCCAGTCAGGGATTTGCTGGGCGGCGCTGCGGTTATTGAGTGCGAGTGACGAGGTCAGCGAGCTGGTTAAGCGGTATTTTTTTATCCGGATATGGGGGGCTCCCGCTACCCTGGCAACCTTTGCCCTGCTGGGCGCTTTGATTGGATTGGGGCATACCCGGAAGCTACTGATTACCCAGTTGTTTTTGAATGGGGTGAATGTTTGCCTGAATCTCTTTTTTGTCTTTGAGTTGAAAATGGGCGTGGAAGGAATTGCCCTGGGGACCCTGATCGCTGAGTGGGCGGCGTTTGGGCTGGCCTTGTGGCTGGTGCTTCGGTCGCTGCATTTTAACCTTTTCCGCTTCCTGCGAAAATCCCGGGCGGACGTTCTCCGGAAGGGGCCGCTTTTGGGTATGCTGAAAACCAATTCCGATATCATGATCAGGACCCTGGCCTTGCTCGGGGGCTTTGCCTGGTTCACCAACCAGGGAGCGAAATTCGGGGATGCCACGCTGGCGGCGAACCATGTATTGCTTCAGTTTGTTTCCTTATCTGCTTTCTTTTTAGACGGATTCGCTTATGTGGTGGAAATGTTAACCGGGCGGGCGCTGGGCGCAAAAGACCGGAGCCGGTTTATCCGCGATGTAAAAAATGCGACTCAGCTTGCCGGCGGCACGGCTTTGCTGCTCGCCCTGATGGTCTGGACCTTTGGAAGGCCCGCTATCTCATTCCTGACCCGGGATGCGGGGGTTCAGGAAATTGCAGGACAGCATCTCTCCTATGCGGCCATTTATATAGCCATTTCCTTTTTTGCCTTCCAGCTGGACGGCGTCTTTATCGGGGCTATACGGAGCAGGGAAATGCGGAATGCGTCCATTGCCTCGCTGCTGCTTTTTATTGGTCTTGAGATCGTTCTTACATCCTGGACCCATAATAACGGTCTTTGGCTGGCCTTTATCGCCTATGTTTTTATCCGCGGGATCACCCTGTACCTTTACCTGCCGCGTTTAATGGAAAGCTTCCGCAAGCCGTCAGAAAATACTATTTCAAGCTCCTGA
- a CDS encoding DUF4260 domain-containing protein, with the protein MNLLLKLEEIALFGFSIYLFAQTSFAWWWYPLLLLAPDISMLGYVRGPKTGAWVYNFFHHKALGAVLICVGWHFSREWVELSGIILLGHACMDRIAGYGLKYPDDFKHTSLGWLGAGRN; encoded by the coding sequence ATGAATCTTTTACTGAAACTGGAGGAAATCGCTTTATTCGGATTTTCTATTTATTTGTTCGCTCAAACTTCTTTTGCGTGGTGGTGGTATCCCCTGCTGCTTTTGGCTCCCGACATTAGTATGCTCGGGTATGTTCGGGGGCCCAAAACGGGCGCGTGGGTGTACAATTTCTTTCATCATAAGGCGCTGGGTGCGGTGCTGATATGTGTGGGATGGCATTTTTCGCGGGAGTGGGTGGAATTGTCGGGGATTATTTTGCTGGGGCATGCCTGCATGGACCGGATAGCGGGGTATGGACTGAAGTATCCGGATGATTTTAAACATACGAGTTTAGGGTGGCTGGGCGCTGGGCGAAACTAG
- a CDS encoding type I restriction endonuclease: MDFKDSIMQFAGRVEKLLPQIQTEEATKNALIMPFIQLLGYDVFNPFEVNPEFIADLGIKKGEKVDYAIIRDGQPVILVECKHHADSLDPHNSQLFRYFHTTDAKFGLLSNGLHYRFYTDLIKPNKMDEKPFFEFKINEIRDNEIQELKKFHKSYFNLENIANTASELKFLNEVKMLLNKELSSPTEDFVRFFAKQTYPTIVTAKVLEQFTSITKRAFNQILNDLINERLKTALNKENESEAALIKPETKDTLKAETTQDEIDGYLIIKSILRAKVDVQRVVMRDNQTYCAILLDDNNRKPICRLYFNGKKKQLALVGANKKEAKYEIASLDDIYQYSEELLKTAEVY; the protein is encoded by the coding sequence ATGGATTTTAAAGATTCTATTATGCAGTTTGCCGGCCGGGTCGAAAAACTGCTGCCCCAGATCCAGACGGAGGAGGCAACCAAGAATGCATTGATAATGCCATTTATCCAGCTTCTTGGATACGACGTCTTCAATCCGTTTGAAGTTAATCCCGAATTTATTGCCGATCTGGGTATAAAAAAGGGAGAAAAGGTTGATTATGCTATTATAAGAGATGGGCAACCGGTAATCCTGGTAGAGTGTAAGCATCATGCGGATAGCCTCGACCCCCACAATTCCCAGCTTTTCAGATATTTTCACACTACTGATGCGAAATTTGGACTACTTAGTAATGGCCTGCATTATCGGTTTTATACTGATTTGATAAAGCCTAACAAGATGGATGAAAAGCCCTTTTTCGAGTTCAAGATCAACGAGATTCGGGATAACGAGATCCAGGAGCTAAAAAAGTTTCATAAATCTTATTTCAATCTCGAAAATATTGCTAATACAGCCAGCGAGTTGAAATTTCTTAATGAGGTCAAAATGCTACTAAATAAGGAGTTAAGTAGCCCAACAGAAGATTTCGTCCGCTTTTTTGCCAAACAAACTTACCCCACCATTGTGACTGCAAAGGTTTTAGAGCAGTTTACTTCTATTACTAAAAGAGCCTTTAATCAAATTTTAAACGATCTTATCAACGAAAGGCTTAAGACTGCTCTTAATAAAGAGAACGAATCCGAAGCGGCTTTAATCAAGCCGGAAACGAAGGATACCTTAAAAGCGGAAACTACCCAAGATGAAATTGATGGTTATTTGATAATAAAATCGATCCTGCGAGCAAAGGTGGACGTACAACGAGTGGTGATGCGTGACAACCAGACGTATTGCGCCATTCTTTTGGATGATAATAACCGGAAGCCGATTTGTCGGCTTTATTTTAACGGGAAAAAGAAGCAATTAGCTCTGGTAGGGGCAAATAAAAAAGAGGCAAAATACGAGATTGCGTCGCTGGATGATATATACCAGTATTCGGAAGAGTTATTGAAAACAGCAGAGGTCTACTAA
- the cas9 gene encoding type II CRISPR RNA-guided endonuclease Cas9 (Cas9, originally named Csn1, is the large, multifunctional signature protein of type II CRISPR/Cas systems. It is well known even to general audiences because its RNA-guided endonuclease activity has made it a popular tool for custom editing of eukaryotic genomes.) — translation MKKKLGLDLGSNSVGWALVEQDFKSKDGRILGMGSRIIPMSQDILGDFDKGNSVSQTAERTGYRATRRLRERYLLRRERLHRVLYVLGFLPEHYAKQIDFERRLGKFIKEAEPKLAYKVVEDKIKGKNEYEFVFIESFNEMLSDFREHQPQILLSEDGESRLVPYDWTIYYLRKKALTKKIKKEELAWILLNFNQKRGYYQLRGEEEEGNPNKMVEFYSLKVVDVNADEGQKGSSEIWYSLTLENGWVYRRSSKTPLSNWKGKVRDFIVTTDLNDDGTVKTDKESNEKRSFRAPGEDDWTLLKKKTERDIEQSDKTVGTYIYDTLLQNPKQKIKGKLVRTIERKFYKNELRRILQKQKEFHPELRNGDIYNDCVRELYRNNDAHRLLLSKKDFVHLLVDDIIFYQRPLRSQKLSIGNCTLEYRKYKDASGVEHTKYLKAIPKSHPYYQEFRLWQWLCNLSIYKREDDTNVTLKFLTNTSDYAKLFDFLNNRKEVDQKSLLKYFKLNEKTHRWNFVEDKKYPCNDTGYEIRRRFAKIETLPEGFLNPDIEKKIWHIIYSVTDKKEYEKALKSFANKYQVDEIQFVDAFRKVPPFKREYGAYSEKAIKKLLPLMRLGKYWCWDAIDKCSRERIEKIITGEYDENIDDRIREKARHFRDESDFQGLQHWLAQYVAYGRAAITDKWNSVDDLEQYLEDFKLHSLRNPIVEQLIMETLRVVKDIWIKYGNGVKDFFDEIHIELGREMKNTKDERKRIANQIAENENTNLRIKAILAEMVKYTEMENVRPYSPMQQEILKVYEDGVLNSDIEIDEDILKISKMAQPSSADLRKYKLWLEQRYRSPYTGAIIPLNKLFTPEYEIEHIIPQSRYFDDSFSNKVICEAAVNTLKDNQLGYEFVRHHHGEKVQIGHKTVQVFEITEYEDFIKRHYAKSRSKRNKLLMEDIPEDMVKRQMNDTRYISKFISSVLSNLVRAEANDDGINSKNLIPVNGKITNQLKQDWGLNDVWNELILLRFERMNQLTNSSNFTAWSKNHQKYLPTVPLEFSKGFSKKRIDHRHHSMDALVIACTTRDHVNLLNNKYAKSKERFDLSRKLRLFERVNYVDPRTGRRVEREVPKDFIKPWINFTSEAKTAMENIVVSFKQNLRVINKATNRYEKWVERDGVKVKEVRAQKGVNWAIRKPLHKDTVAGLVLLRRRKIVSLNAALETVNEIADRELRKEIQSMQLKGLDRKQITKYFKDIKYQWRGQDISRLEIFYWDNDNVASRVSLNDTFDEKRIGTITDTGIQKILLNHLDSCKGRLDARGKDIPAPLIAFSPEGIEEMNKNIVSLNNGRPHQPILKVRTYEPKGNKFYVGQTGNKRAKYVEAAKGTNLFFAIYQDQVGKRKYETIPLNIVIERQKQGLGSVPSENEQGDKLLFYLSPNDLVYVPSEEEKGDADNADFGDLSTPQLYNIYKVVSFTGYQIFFVKHDVAAPIVNKGEFSPLNKMERAWDGRMIKEHCIKLKVDRLGVISRFNAYIDITV, via the coding sequence ATGAAGAAAAAATTAGGCTTAGATCTGGGAAGTAACTCTGTAGGTTGGGCGTTAGTGGAACAAGATTTTAAAAGTAAGGACGGCCGAATTCTTGGAATGGGAAGTCGTATTATTCCAATGAGCCAGGATATATTAGGTGATTTTGATAAGGGAAACTCGGTTTCTCAGACAGCCGAGCGAACAGGTTATCGTGCAACCCGGAGATTGCGAGAGCGCTACTTGCTAAGACGGGAGAGACTCCATCGTGTTTTATATGTTTTAGGCTTTCTGCCTGAACATTATGCGAAACAAATTGATTTTGAACGGCGTTTGGGGAAGTTTATTAAGGAAGCTGAGCCCAAACTTGCTTATAAGGTGGTTGAAGACAAGATTAAAGGGAAAAACGAGTATGAATTTGTCTTCATCGAATCTTTCAATGAAATGTTATCGGATTTTCGTGAGCATCAGCCTCAAATTCTGTTGAGTGAAGACGGTGAATCCCGGCTTGTTCCTTACGACTGGACTATTTATTATTTACGCAAGAAGGCGTTGACAAAAAAAATAAAAAAGGAGGAACTGGCATGGATCTTATTGAATTTCAATCAAAAAAGGGGTTATTATCAACTGCGTGGTGAGGAAGAAGAGGGAAATCCTAATAAGATGGTGGAGTTTTACTCATTAAAGGTAGTAGATGTCAACGCAGATGAAGGTCAAAAAGGCAGTTCAGAGATTTGGTATTCGCTAACTCTGGAAAATGGGTGGGTATACAGACGTTCGAGCAAAACGCCCCTGTCAAACTGGAAGGGCAAGGTTCGGGACTTTATTGTTACTACTGACCTGAACGATGATGGAACTGTAAAGACCGATAAAGAAAGTAATGAAAAGAGAAGTTTCCGCGCCCCGGGGGAAGACGATTGGACGTTGTTAAAGAAGAAAACGGAAAGGGATATTGAGCAGTCTGACAAAACAGTTGGAACCTACATCTATGATACGTTATTGCAAAACCCCAAACAGAAAATCAAGGGCAAGCTGGTCCGAACCATCGAACGCAAGTTTTATAAAAATGAGCTGAGACGCATTTTGCAAAAGCAAAAAGAGTTTCACCCAGAGCTTCGAAATGGGGATATTTATAATGACTGTGTACGCGAGTTATATAGAAACAATGATGCTCATCGGCTTTTGTTGAGCAAGAAGGATTTCGTGCATTTGCTTGTGGATGATATTATCTTCTACCAACGTCCGTTGCGCAGCCAAAAATTATCTATTGGTAACTGTACCTTGGAATATCGAAAGTATAAAGACGCCAGCGGAGTGGAACATACTAAATACTTAAAAGCTATTCCCAAATCCCATCCGTATTATCAGGAGTTTCGTCTATGGCAGTGGCTGTGCAATCTTAGTATCTACAAAAGAGAAGATGACACAAATGTCACGCTTAAGTTTTTAACTAACACAAGCGATTACGCGAAGCTGTTTGATTTTCTGAATAATCGGAAGGAAGTTGATCAGAAGTCATTGCTAAAGTACTTCAAGTTGAATGAGAAAACACATCGATGGAATTTTGTAGAGGATAAGAAATACCCCTGCAATGACACCGGGTATGAAATCCGAAGAAGATTTGCCAAAATTGAAACTCTCCCGGAGGGTTTTCTAAACCCTGATATAGAGAAAAAAATATGGCATATTATCTATTCTGTAACTGATAAAAAAGAGTACGAAAAAGCTCTGAAATCCTTTGCTAATAAATATCAAGTAGATGAAATTCAATTTGTTGATGCGTTCAGGAAGGTTCCCCCCTTTAAAAGAGAGTATGGTGCTTATTCCGAGAAGGCGATTAAAAAATTGCTTCCATTGATGCGACTGGGAAAATATTGGTGCTGGGATGCCATTGATAAATGCTCGAGAGAAAGGATAGAAAAGATAATTACGGGCGAGTATGACGAGAATATTGATGACCGAATACGAGAGAAAGCCCGACATTTCCGAGATGAAAGCGATTTTCAGGGTTTACAGCACTGGCTGGCCCAATACGTTGCATACGGACGAGCCGCTATAACAGATAAATGGAATTCTGTAGATGATTTGGAGCAATACCTGGAAGACTTCAAACTGCACTCGCTTCGTAATCCGATTGTGGAGCAATTAATTATGGAAACGCTGCGGGTAGTAAAAGATATTTGGATTAAATATGGCAATGGGGTTAAAGATTTCTTTGACGAAATTCATATTGAGCTAGGCAGAGAAATGAAGAACACCAAGGATGAGAGAAAGAGAATTGCCAACCAGATAGCAGAAAATGAAAACACAAATCTTCGTATTAAAGCCATTTTGGCAGAAATGGTGAAGTATACTGAAATGGAGAACGTGCGTCCATATTCGCCAATGCAGCAGGAGATATTAAAAGTGTATGAAGACGGCGTACTTAATTCAGATATAGAGATCGACGAAGATATTTTGAAGATCAGCAAAATGGCACAGCCGTCATCAGCCGATTTGAGAAAGTATAAATTGTGGTTAGAGCAAAGGTATCGTTCGCCTTACACCGGGGCGATTATTCCATTGAATAAGTTGTTTACGCCTGAATATGAAATAGAACACATTATCCCTCAAAGTCGCTATTTCGACGACAGCTTTAGCAATAAGGTGATTTGTGAAGCTGCTGTAAATACACTCAAGGACAATCAGCTTGGCTATGAGTTTGTTAGGCATCATCATGGAGAAAAGGTGCAGATTGGTCACAAAACGGTTCAGGTATTTGAAATAACTGAATATGAAGATTTTATCAAACGACATTATGCAAAAAGTCGCAGCAAGCGCAATAAGCTTTTAATGGAGGACATCCCAGAGGATATGGTCAAAAGACAAATGAACGATACACGTTACATTAGTAAGTTTATTTCTTCGGTATTATCTAATTTAGTTCGTGCTGAAGCCAATGATGATGGTATTAATTCCAAGAACCTCATTCCCGTAAATGGAAAGATAACTAATCAACTGAAGCAGGATTGGGGGCTAAATGACGTGTGGAACGAATTGATTTTACTACGTTTCGAACGGATGAATCAATTGACTAATTCCAGCAATTTTACTGCATGGAGTAAAAATCACCAAAAATATCTGCCGACAGTTCCCCTGGAATTCTCAAAAGGCTTTTCTAAGAAGAGAATAGACCATCGCCACCACTCGATGGATGCTTTAGTTATAGCATGCACGACGAGGGATCACGTCAATTTGCTTAATAACAAGTACGCAAAGTCAAAGGAGCGGTTTGACTTAAGCCGGAAGCTCAGACTATTCGAAAGGGTGAATTATGTTGATCCTCGGACTGGCAGACGGGTTGAGCGGGAGGTGCCCAAAGATTTTATCAAGCCTTGGATTAACTTTACTTCCGAAGCAAAGACCGCCATGGAAAATATTGTGGTTAGTTTCAAGCAGAATCTGCGTGTAATCAACAAGGCAACTAACCGTTATGAAAAATGGGTGGAGAGAGATGGCGTTAAAGTAAAAGAGGTGCGAGCGCAGAAAGGGGTGAATTGGGCGATCAGAAAGCCTTTACACAAAGATACGGTAGCCGGATTGGTTCTATTGAGAAGAAGAAAAATCGTTTCACTTAACGCTGCATTGGAAACCGTGAATGAAATTGCCGATAGGGAACTGAGAAAAGAAATACAATCCATGCAGCTGAAGGGTCTGGATCGAAAGCAGATCACCAAGTATTTTAAAGATATCAAATATCAATGGAGAGGACAAGATATATCCAGACTAGAGATTTTCTATTGGGATAATGACAACGTAGCTTCGAGGGTCTCGCTCAACGACACATTCGATGAAAAACGCATCGGAACTATTACCGATACCGGTATTCAAAAAATTCTGCTTAATCATTTAGATAGCTGTAAAGGCCGTTTGGATGCAAGAGGCAAAGATATACCTGCTCCTCTCATTGCATTTTCCCCAGAAGGTATTGAAGAAATGAATAAGAATATTGTTTCACTCAATAATGGTCGGCCGCATCAGCCTATTTTAAAAGTCCGCACTTACGAGCCAAAAGGCAATAAGTTCTATGTAGGACAAACGGGAAACAAGAGGGCAAAATATGTAGAAGCAGCCAAGGGGACAAATTTGTTTTTTGCTATTTATCAAGATCAGGTAGGAAAGAGGAAATATGAAACTATTCCACTTAATATAGTAATTGAACGTCAGAAGCAGGGGCTTGGATCTGTTCCATCGGAAAATGAGCAGGGAGATAAACTATTGTTTTATCTCTCACCCAATGACCTGGTATATGTGCCATCGGAGGAGGAGAAAGGAGATGCCGACAATGCAGATTTTGGCGATTTAAGCACCCCGCAGCTATATAATATTTATAAGGTGGTGAGCTTTACCGGGTACCAGATTTTTTTTGTTAAACATGATGTAGCTGCACCTATTGTAAATAAAGGCGAATTTTCTCCGTTGAACAAAATGGAGCGGGCTTGGGACGGAAGGATGATCAAAGAACACTGTATAAAACTAAAAGTAGATAGATTAGGTGTCATTTCGCGATTCAATGCCTATATTGACATTACGGTATGA
- the cas1 gene encoding type II CRISPR-associated endonuclease Cas1, producing the protein MIKRTLYFGNPVRLRLQQNQLVVEYSDEEQENKSVPVEDIGMVLIDHQQVSVTHGIINTLIEHNAAVLWCDNRHMPNGLVLPMSAGHIFTKKLRSQLDASEPLKKQLWKQTIQAKIRNQAGVVEWIGKDAQALRKMASRVWSGDPENIEGQASFVYWKLLFTGDSAFRRHRYGSPPNHMLNYAYAILRAIVARSLVASGCLPAVGIFHRNQYNAFCLADDIMEPYRPVVDRLVLQVLMDHQGDISEELTPELKQELLKVPVLDVVIEKQNSPLMVGMQRTTSSLMKCFEGDSRKINYPEM; encoded by the coding sequence ATGATTAAACGTACTCTCTATTTCGGGAATCCCGTCCGGCTTCGCCTGCAGCAGAACCAATTGGTGGTCGAATACTCAGATGAAGAGCAGGAGAATAAATCAGTCCCAGTGGAAGATATCGGGATGGTTCTAATAGACCACCAACAAGTATCTGTAACCCATGGTATCATAAATACGCTAATTGAGCATAATGCCGCCGTGCTTTGGTGTGATAACCGGCATATGCCTAATGGGCTTGTGTTGCCGATGAGCGCCGGACATATTTTTACCAAAAAGCTACGGTCGCAGCTTGATGCCAGCGAACCATTGAAAAAGCAATTATGGAAACAAACGATACAAGCAAAGATCCGTAATCAAGCCGGGGTGGTGGAATGGATTGGGAAGGATGCTCAGGCATTGCGAAAAATGGCTTCACGCGTGTGGAGTGGCGATCCGGAAAATATCGAAGGCCAGGCTTCGTTTGTGTATTGGAAATTATTGTTTACCGGAGATTCAGCGTTTAGGCGACATCGATATGGTTCACCCCCTAACCACATGCTGAATTATGCCTATGCCATTTTAAGAGCGATTGTCGCCAGGAGCCTGGTAGCGAGTGGATGCTTACCGGCGGTGGGTATCTTTCACAGGAACCAATACAACGCTTTTTGTCTGGCCGACGATATTATGGAGCCTTATAGGCCGGTCGTAGACAGATTAGTTTTACAAGTGCTGATGGATCACCAGGGGGACATTTCGGAAGAATTGACCCCTGAGTTGAAACAGGAACTGTTAAAGGTGCCCGTATTGGATGTTGTTATTGAAAAACAAAACAGTCCCTTGATGGTGGGCATGCAGCGTACCACTTCCAGCCTTATGAAATGCTTTGAGGGTGACTCACGCAAGATCAATTATCCGGAGATGTGA
- the cas2 gene encoding CRISPR-associated endonuclease Cas2 — MSKSYYNRFNQYRILWVFVSFDLPTETKTDRKNYAVFRKNLKQDGFSMLQFSIYARHCNSRENAEVHIKRVKSFLPKKGEVILFTLTDKQFGMMEFFRGKSPGEKPETPQQLELF, encoded by the coding sequence GTGAGCAAATCTTACTATAACCGGTTCAATCAATACCGTATTTTGTGGGTTTTTGTATCATTCGATTTGCCAACCGAAACGAAGACTGATCGGAAAAACTATGCCGTCTTCCGAAAGAACCTAAAGCAGGATGGGTTTAGCATGCTGCAATTTTCTATTTATGCCAGACACTGCAATAGCCGTGAAAATGCTGAGGTACATATAAAGCGAGTCAAGAGTTTCCTACCGAAGAAAGGAGAAGTAATTCTCTTTACGCTAACAGACAAACAATTCGGAATGATGGAGTTTTTCAGAGGTAAATCTCCCGGAGAAAAACCGGAAACACCTCAGCAACTTGAGCTATTTTAA
- the istA gene encoding IS21 family transposase, whose protein sequence is MSQVKQLIRLHLQGNGKKTIARELGISKNTVKQYLEKAAADPLSIKELLELDDPVLEGRFHAGNPAYKDLRFEDLKRRLPYLEKELEKVGVNKMLLWEEYKQAYPAGYGRTQFFFHFAQLSRARKPSAVLTHKPGDKLYIDFSGKKVHYTDRETGEMIVCELFVACLPFSDYAFCIAVPSQRLNDFIYALIRCLEALGGAAQALVPDNMKTAVTRADRYEPTINQTLEDLANHYQMTVVPARPRKPKDKSLAENQVKLIYTRVLAKLRNRQFFDLDSLNTAITEKIREHNQTRRQQKPYTREEEFLAAEKDQLTPLPDKRFELKYYAELKVAQNGHVYLGRDKHYYSVPYTYIGSKVKVIYTRMLVRIYAQGKQIALHQRNYAPGKYTSVKEHLCSQHQHYHNRSPAYYLDRARHTCRELYDLLEALFGQNRYPEQLYNTCDGLFSLARRSDPGRFARACQIAAEHRVYSYKFVQSILENNMTELEQDRPMDHPLPGGSNVRGKDYYQQLTLTLKTPS, encoded by the coding sequence ATGAGTCAAGTAAAACAGCTTATACGTTTGCACCTGCAAGGCAATGGCAAGAAAACCATTGCCAGGGAGTTAGGCATCAGCAAAAACACGGTTAAGCAATATTTGGAAAAGGCAGCAGCCGACCCGCTTTCTATCAAGGAATTGCTTGAATTGGATGATCCGGTGCTGGAGGGCCGGTTTCATGCGGGCAATCCGGCGTATAAAGATCTCCGTTTTGAAGATCTGAAACGCCGCTTACCCTACCTGGAAAAGGAATTGGAAAAGGTGGGGGTGAATAAAATGCTGCTCTGGGAGGAATATAAACAGGCATACCCTGCAGGCTACGGGCGTACCCAGTTCTTCTTCCATTTCGCCCAGCTCTCCCGGGCCCGCAAACCCAGTGCAGTGCTCACTCATAAACCGGGTGATAAGCTCTATATTGATTTTTCAGGTAAAAAGGTGCATTACACCGACCGGGAAACCGGGGAGATGATCGTCTGCGAGCTATTTGTGGCCTGTTTGCCTTTTTCTGATTATGCTTTTTGTATCGCCGTCCCCAGCCAGCGCCTCAATGATTTCATTTATGCACTTATCCGCTGCCTGGAAGCACTCGGCGGGGCGGCACAGGCACTTGTGCCGGACAATATGAAAACGGCCGTCACCCGTGCCGATCGCTACGAACCGACCATCAATCAGACGCTCGAGGACCTGGCCAACCATTACCAGATGACGGTCGTGCCTGCCCGCCCCCGAAAACCAAAAGACAAGAGTTTGGCGGAGAATCAGGTGAAGCTGATCTATACCCGGGTACTGGCCAAACTGCGCAACCGGCAGTTCTTCGATCTTGATTCGCTCAACACCGCCATTACCGAAAAAATCCGGGAGCATAACCAGACCCGCCGCCAGCAGAAGCCCTACACGCGGGAAGAAGAGTTCCTGGCGGCGGAAAAAGATCAGTTAACGCCGCTGCCCGATAAGCGTTTCGAGCTGAAATATTATGCCGAGCTCAAGGTAGCCCAAAACGGACACGTATACCTTGGGAGGGACAAACATTATTACAGTGTTCCCTACACCTATATCGGCAGCAAGGTAAAAGTGATTTATACCCGCATGCTGGTACGCATCTATGCCCAGGGCAAACAGATTGCCTTGCATCAGCGAAATTATGCGCCGGGGAAATACACCTCGGTAAAAGAGCACCTGTGCTCCCAGCATCAGCATTACCATAACCGGAGTCCGGCGTATTATCTGGACCGGGCCAGACATACCTGCCGGGAATTATACGATCTCCTGGAAGCTCTGTTTGGACAGAACCGTTATCCCGAACAATTATACAACACCTGTGACGGGCTCTTCTCGCTGGCCCGCCGGAGCGACCCCGGCCGGTTTGCCCGGGCCTGTCAGATCGCGGCCGAGCATCGGGTATACTCCTATAAATTCGTGCAGAGCATCCTGGAAAACAACATGACTGAGCTTGAACAGGATCGTCCAATGGATCACCCCCTGCCCGGAGGGAGCAATGTCCGCGGTAAAGATTATTACCAGCAGCTCACCTTGACACTTAAAACACCATCATAA